A region from the Lolium perenne isolate Kyuss_39 chromosome 4, Kyuss_2.0, whole genome shotgun sequence genome encodes:
- the LOC127294275 gene encoding transcription factor LHW isoform X2, which translates to MAVGDALRRLCEEIGWSYAVFWKAIGAADPVHLVWEDGFCGHTPCLAGSETSQAPPATELGCDAAVDTICSLVRKAMASQVHIVGEGTVGRAAFTGNHQWIVHRTAGDHGLSSEVASEMDCHFRAGIKTIAIIPVLPRGVLQLGSTGVVTENTSFVMHAKKLCSQLNQRSSMAVSASVKSTLSQSRPLHGTSNIHNADSSSKVFSQFPATREQYRHADIAIASSSNSLNASWFEGTQQNGRTLREHIVCAKPNGMFAQQVSYFDSGLGSNTQSAGVSSGLISSSLASVKQQQVSMNNIGQLEFGSGTELARNTLLKSLAYRNPFIQESTNISPPHGRVDVYHGTTGHGSYNFLPGGARVVSANLCTSASSQVSEQGSHSTAGMLLQKQPPVSCKVPQSSEFTMKMVNQERSSFEAHPPVSSEVDVQVSNGLNGICQGNLLSRSCHTHQSQSVSRVNDPHLAVASTQGMKNVDSRTLPGMPSETAHSLLLQPTWDNDLFDILGPEFHQLCHNLDPNLVPWCDAKSQSSDRDATDPSICLDSSPLFSSLDNDIPYSGIFSLTDTDQLLDAVISNVNPGSKQSSDDNASCKTTLTDIPSTSHIGSKELKQCDSSGIPPMVIKNESAQIVKQPYYFDKTEDGCLSQNNGAQKSQIRLWIENGQNMKCESASASNSKGLDAPSKSNRKRSRPGESSKSRPKDRQLIQDRIKELREMVPNGAKCSIDALLEKTVKHMLFLQSVTKHADKLKDSTESKILGSENGPVWKDYFEGGATWAFDVGSQSMTCPIVVEDLDRPRQMLVEMICEDRGIFLEIADFIKGLGLTILRGVMEARKSKIWARFTVEANRDVTRMEIFLSLVRLLEPNCDASGAAENSNSVKMPLSLVRQPVIPATGGIQ; encoded by the exons ATGGCGGTCGGGGACGCGCTGCGGCGGCTCTGTGAGGAGATCGGCTGGTCCTACGCCGTCTTCTGGAAGGCCATCGGCGCCGCCGACCCCGT GCATTTGGTGTGGGAGGACGGCTTTTGCGGCCACACGCCCTGCCTCGCCGGATCTGAGACTTCTCAAGCTCCTCCGGCCACCGAGCTAGGGTGTGATGCTGCTGTTGACACCATTTGCTCGCTCGTCAGGAAGGCCATGGCCTCCCAGGTTCATATCGTCGGAGAAGG GACCGTGGGCCGTGCTGCGTTCACCGGCAATCATCAGTGGATCGTCCACCGTACCGCGGGTGATCACGGGCTTTCATCCGAG GTTGCTTCTGAGATGGATTGTCACTTCAGAGCTGGCATTAAG ACTATTGCGATTATTCCTGTGCTACCACGCGGCGTGCTACAGTTAGGATCTACTGGTGTG GTCACGGAGAACACAAGTTTTGTGATGCATGCAAAAAAATTGTGCTCTCAGCTGAACCAGCGATCAAGTATGGCTGTATCTGCTTCAGTAAAAAGTACTTTGAGTCAGTCGCGCCCTCTACATGGTACCTCGAACATCCACAATGCAGACAGTTCCTCAAAGGTTTTCAGTCAATTCCCAGCTACACGTGAACAATACAGACATGCTGATATCGCAATTGCGTCAAGTAGCAATTCACTAAATGCATCTTGGTTTGAGGGCACACAACAGAATGGTCGAACACTTAGAGAGCATATTGTCTGTGCTAAACCCAATGGTATGTTTGCACAACAGGTGTCTTATTTTGACAGTGGACTTGGAAGTAATACACAGAGTGCTGGAGTAAGCTCTGGTTTGATCTCATCGAGCTTGGCATCAGTGAAACAACAGCAAGTGTCGATGAACAACATTGGGCAGTTAGAATTTGGTAGCGGTACTGAATTGGCGAGAAATACTCTGCTAAAGTCGCTTGCTTACCGAAACCCTTTTATACAAGAAAGTACCAACATAAGTCCGCCACATGGAAGAGTTGACGTATACCATGGGACTACCGGTCATGGAAGTTATAATTTCCTCCCTGGGGGTGCCAGAGTTGTCAGCGCTAACTTATGTACCAGTGCATCAAGTCAAGTGTCAGAACAAGGAAGCCATTCCACTGCAGGAATGTTACTGCAGAAACAGCCTCCAGTTTCTTGTAAGGTTCCCCAATCTTCTGAATTCACCATGAAAATGGTGAACCAAGAAAGAAGTTCATTTGAAGCTCATCCACCTGTATCTTCTGAAGTTGATGTTCAGGTTTCTAAtggcttgaatggcatttgccaaGGGAATCTGTTGAGTAGGTCATGTCATACGCACCAAAGTCAAAGTGTCAGTAGAGTAAATGATCCACATCTTGCTGTTGCGAGCACACAAGGTATGAAGAATGTGGACAGTCGCACGCTGCCAGGTATGCCCAGTGAGACAGCCCACTCATTGCTTTTGCAGCCAACGTGGGATAATGACTTGTTTGACATACTTGGTCCTGAATTTCATCAGCTCTGCCACAATTTGGATCCTAATTTGGTCCCATGGTGTGATGCAAAATCTCAGAGTTCAGATAGAGATGCAACAGATCCCTCGATTTGTCTTGATTCTTCTCCACTCTTCAGTTCGCTAGACAATGACATTCCCTATTCTGGGATCTTCTCACTAACTGATACTGATCAATTATTGGATGCTGTCATCTCAAATGTCAACCCGGGTAGTAAGCAGAGTTCTGATGATAATGCTTCTTGTAAAACTACATTGACTGACATTCCAAGCACTTCTCATATTGGTTCGAAAGAGTTAAAACAATGCGACTCGTCTGGTATTCCTCCAATGGTAATCAAGAATGAGTCCGCACAGATTGTTAAACAGCCATATTACTTTGATAAGACTGAGGATGGTTGCCTTTCCCAAAATAACGGAGCACAGAAATCTCAGATACGTCTTTGGATTGAGAATGGTCAGAACATGAAATGTGAAAGTGCATCAGCTTCTAACAGCAAAGGTCTCGATGCACCAAGCAAGTCAAATCGAAAGAGATCTCGACCTGGAGAGAGTTCTAAGTCACGGCCAAAGGATCGACAGCTGATACAGGATCGTATAAAGGAGCTCCGAGAAATGGTGCCTAATGGGGCTAAG TGTAGCATTGATGCTTTGTTGGAGAAGACAGTTAAGCACATGCTCTTCTTGCAAAGCGTCACAAAGCATGCTGACAAGCTCAAGGATTCTACTGAATCTAAG ATACTTGGCAGTGAGAATGGTCCGGTATGGAAAGACTACTTTGAAGGTGGTGCAACCTGGGCGTTTGATGTTGGCTCTCAGTCTATGACATGCCCAATCGTTGTTGAGGATCTCGACAGACCTCGTCAGATGCTTGTGGAG ATGATTTGTGAGGATAGAGGCATCTTCTTGGAGATAGCTGATTTTATAAAAGGACTTGGGTTGACCATCCTGAGAGGTGTGATGGAAGCACGTAAAAGTAAAATCTGGGCACGCTTTACTGTTGAG GCAAATAGGGATGTAACCAGAATGGAAATCTTTCTATCTCTTGTACGCTTATTGGAACCTAATTGCGATGCCAGCGGAGCAGCCGAGAACTCCAACAGCGTAAAGATGCCCCTCAGTTTGGTTCGCCAGCCAGTCATCCCAGCAACAGGTGGTATCCAGTGA
- the LOC127294275 gene encoding transcription factor LHW isoform X1, with the protein MAVGDALRRLCEEIGWSYAVFWKAIGAADPVHLVWEDGFCGHTPCLAGSETSQAPPATELGCDAAVDTICSLVRKAMASQVHIVGEGTVGRAAFTGNHQWIVHRTAGDHGLSSEVASEMDCHFRAGIKTIAIIPVLPRGVLQLGSTGVVTENTSFVMHAKKLCSQLNQRSSMAVSASVKSTLSQSRPLHGTSNIHNADSSSKVFSQFPATREQYRHADIAIASSSNSLNASWFEGTQQNGRTLREHIVCAKPNGMFAQQVSYFDSGLGSNTQSAGVSSGLISSSLASVKQQQVSMNNIGQLEFGSGTELARNTLLKSLAYRNPFIQESTNISPPHGRVDVYHGTTGHGSYNFLPGGARVVSANLCTSASSQVSEQGSHSTAGMLLQKQPPVSCKVPQSSEFTMKMVNQERSSFEAHPPVSSEVDVQVSNGLNGICQGNLLSRSCHTHQSQSVSRVNDPHLAVASTQGMKNVDSRTLPGMPSETAHSLLLQPTWDNDLFDILGPEFHQLCHNLDPNLVPWCDAKSQSSDRDATDPSICLDSSPLFSSLDNDIPYSGIFSLTDTDQLLDAVISNVNPGSKQSSDDNASCKTTLTDIPSTSHIGSKELKQCDSSGIPPMVIKNESAQIVKQPYYFDKTEDGCLSQNNGAQKSQIRLWIENGQNMKCESASASNSKGLDAPSKSNRKRSRPGESSKSRPKDRQLIQDRIKELREMVPNGAKQCSIDALLEKTVKHMLFLQSVTKHADKLKDSTESKILGSENGPVWKDYFEGGATWAFDVGSQSMTCPIVVEDLDRPRQMLVEMICEDRGIFLEIADFIKGLGLTILRGVMEARKSKIWARFTVEANRDVTRMEIFLSLVRLLEPNCDASGAAENSNSVKMPLSLVRQPVIPATGGIQ; encoded by the exons ATGGCGGTCGGGGACGCGCTGCGGCGGCTCTGTGAGGAGATCGGCTGGTCCTACGCCGTCTTCTGGAAGGCCATCGGCGCCGCCGACCCCGT GCATTTGGTGTGGGAGGACGGCTTTTGCGGCCACACGCCCTGCCTCGCCGGATCTGAGACTTCTCAAGCTCCTCCGGCCACCGAGCTAGGGTGTGATGCTGCTGTTGACACCATTTGCTCGCTCGTCAGGAAGGCCATGGCCTCCCAGGTTCATATCGTCGGAGAAGG GACCGTGGGCCGTGCTGCGTTCACCGGCAATCATCAGTGGATCGTCCACCGTACCGCGGGTGATCACGGGCTTTCATCCGAG GTTGCTTCTGAGATGGATTGTCACTTCAGAGCTGGCATTAAG ACTATTGCGATTATTCCTGTGCTACCACGCGGCGTGCTACAGTTAGGATCTACTGGTGTG GTCACGGAGAACACAAGTTTTGTGATGCATGCAAAAAAATTGTGCTCTCAGCTGAACCAGCGATCAAGTATGGCTGTATCTGCTTCAGTAAAAAGTACTTTGAGTCAGTCGCGCCCTCTACATGGTACCTCGAACATCCACAATGCAGACAGTTCCTCAAAGGTTTTCAGTCAATTCCCAGCTACACGTGAACAATACAGACATGCTGATATCGCAATTGCGTCAAGTAGCAATTCACTAAATGCATCTTGGTTTGAGGGCACACAACAGAATGGTCGAACACTTAGAGAGCATATTGTCTGTGCTAAACCCAATGGTATGTTTGCACAACAGGTGTCTTATTTTGACAGTGGACTTGGAAGTAATACACAGAGTGCTGGAGTAAGCTCTGGTTTGATCTCATCGAGCTTGGCATCAGTGAAACAACAGCAAGTGTCGATGAACAACATTGGGCAGTTAGAATTTGGTAGCGGTACTGAATTGGCGAGAAATACTCTGCTAAAGTCGCTTGCTTACCGAAACCCTTTTATACAAGAAAGTACCAACATAAGTCCGCCACATGGAAGAGTTGACGTATACCATGGGACTACCGGTCATGGAAGTTATAATTTCCTCCCTGGGGGTGCCAGAGTTGTCAGCGCTAACTTATGTACCAGTGCATCAAGTCAAGTGTCAGAACAAGGAAGCCATTCCACTGCAGGAATGTTACTGCAGAAACAGCCTCCAGTTTCTTGTAAGGTTCCCCAATCTTCTGAATTCACCATGAAAATGGTGAACCAAGAAAGAAGTTCATTTGAAGCTCATCCACCTGTATCTTCTGAAGTTGATGTTCAGGTTTCTAAtggcttgaatggcatttgccaaGGGAATCTGTTGAGTAGGTCATGTCATACGCACCAAAGTCAAAGTGTCAGTAGAGTAAATGATCCACATCTTGCTGTTGCGAGCACACAAGGTATGAAGAATGTGGACAGTCGCACGCTGCCAGGTATGCCCAGTGAGACAGCCCACTCATTGCTTTTGCAGCCAACGTGGGATAATGACTTGTTTGACATACTTGGTCCTGAATTTCATCAGCTCTGCCACAATTTGGATCCTAATTTGGTCCCATGGTGTGATGCAAAATCTCAGAGTTCAGATAGAGATGCAACAGATCCCTCGATTTGTCTTGATTCTTCTCCACTCTTCAGTTCGCTAGACAATGACATTCCCTATTCTGGGATCTTCTCACTAACTGATACTGATCAATTATTGGATGCTGTCATCTCAAATGTCAACCCGGGTAGTAAGCAGAGTTCTGATGATAATGCTTCTTGTAAAACTACATTGACTGACATTCCAAGCACTTCTCATATTGGTTCGAAAGAGTTAAAACAATGCGACTCGTCTGGTATTCCTCCAATGGTAATCAAGAATGAGTCCGCACAGATTGTTAAACAGCCATATTACTTTGATAAGACTGAGGATGGTTGCCTTTCCCAAAATAACGGAGCACAGAAATCTCAGATACGTCTTTGGATTGAGAATGGTCAGAACATGAAATGTGAAAGTGCATCAGCTTCTAACAGCAAAGGTCTCGATGCACCAAGCAAGTCAAATCGAAAGAGATCTCGACCTGGAGAGAGTTCTAAGTCACGGCCAAAGGATCGACAGCTGATACAGGATCGTATAAAGGAGCTCCGAGAAATGGTGCCTAATGGGGCTAAG CAGTGTAGCATTGATGCTTTGTTGGAGAAGACAGTTAAGCACATGCTCTTCTTGCAAAGCGTCACAAAGCATGCTGACAAGCTCAAGGATTCTACTGAATCTAAG ATACTTGGCAGTGAGAATGGTCCGGTATGGAAAGACTACTTTGAAGGTGGTGCAACCTGGGCGTTTGATGTTGGCTCTCAGTCTATGACATGCCCAATCGTTGTTGAGGATCTCGACAGACCTCGTCAGATGCTTGTGGAG ATGATTTGTGAGGATAGAGGCATCTTCTTGGAGATAGCTGATTTTATAAAAGGACTTGGGTTGACCATCCTGAGAGGTGTGATGGAAGCACGTAAAAGTAAAATCTGGGCACGCTTTACTGTTGAG GCAAATAGGGATGTAACCAGAATGGAAATCTTTCTATCTCTTGTACGCTTATTGGAACCTAATTGCGATGCCAGCGGAGCAGCCGAGAACTCCAACAGCGTAAAGATGCCCCTCAGTTTGGTTCGCCAGCCAGTCATCCCAGCAACAGGTGGTATCCAGTGA